The Planctomycetia bacterium genome includes a window with the following:
- a CDS encoding SgcJ/EcaC family oxidoreductase encodes MTTDEQEIRNVVTQWMEASKAGDIGAVLSLMTDDVVFLQPGQPPMMGKAAFAEKAKPQQGPLGERLQIDGKSEIQEVQVSGEWAFMWTKLSVTATPPGGAPPIKRAGHTLTVLRKENGRWLLARDANLLVKVD; translated from the coding sequence ATGACGACCGACGAACAAGAGATCCGTAACGTCGTGACCCAATGGATGGAGGCGTCGAAGGCCGGCGACATCGGTGCGGTCTTAAGCTTGATGACCGACGACGTCGTGTTTCTGCAGCCGGGCCAGCCGCCGATGATGGGTAAGGCCGCATTTGCCGAAAAGGCGAAGCCGCAGCAAGGTCCGCTCGGCGAGCGTTTGCAGATCGACGGCAAGAGCGAGATCCAAGAAGTGCAAGTCTCGGGCGAGTGGGCCTTCATGTGGACCAAGCTTTCGGTCACCGCGACTCCGCCCGGCGGCGCGCCGCCGATCAAGCGCGCGGGCCACACGCTTACGGTGCTCCGAAAAGAAAACGGCCGCTGGCTGCTCGCGCGCGATGCGAATCTGCTGGTGAAGGTCGACTAG